A window of Clostridium botulinum BKT015925 contains these coding sequences:
- the def gene encoding peptide deformylase translates to MALRNIRVNEDTILRKTCKRVDEINERILTLIEDMKETMYEADGVGLAAPQIGVLKRLVVIDVGEGPISLINPEIISSEGSQTDYEGCLSLPGKQGKVTRPYKVVAKALNEKGEEVEIHGEALLARAICHELDHLDGVLFMDKVVKGKEEE, encoded by the coding sequence ATGGCATTAAGAAATATAAGAGTAAACGAAGATACTATATTAAGAAAAACATGTAAAAGAGTAGATGAAATAAACGAAAGAATACTAACACTTATTGAAGATATGAAAGAAACTATGTATGAAGCAGATGGAGTAGGGCTTGCAGCTCCACAAATAGGTGTGTTAAAAAGATTAGTGGTTATAGATGTTGGAGAGGGTCCTATATCTTTAATTAATCCTGAAATTATAAGTTCAGAAGGCAGTCAAACTGATTATGAAGGATGTTTAAGTCTTCCGGGGAAACAGGGAAAAGTTACAAGGCCATATAAAGTTGTAGCAAAGGCACTAAATGAAAAAGGAGAAGAAGTCGAGATTCATGGAGAAGCATTACTAGCAAGAGCTATTTGTCATGAACTTGATCATTTAGATGGTGTTTTATTTATGGATAAAGTAGTAAAGGGAAAGGAAGAAGAATAA